The nucleotide window CGCTGCTCATGCCATCGGAGCTGCCCTCGTGCTATCTGGTGTTTATATTGGAACAAACCCGCGGCTTTTTAAAAAGAAGAAAGCTGGCAAGTTTGCAAAAAACGAAATCGCATAAGGGGCTGAAGGTATGATCCATAAAATCCAACTGAAATCCGAAAACCTGCATGGTTCTTTTAGCAATGAATATTGGCCGATCCTTACAGTAAATTCTGGTGACACCATTCGCATGCAAACACCTGATATTGAATGGGGTTACTCTGAATCGAAAAGTGTTGATAGACAATTTTTCACTTCAGCAGTAAAAGAAGAGTCCCCTCTTCACCCGATGATTGGGCCGATTGAAGTGAACGGAGCAAAAGCCGGCATGGTTCTTGAAGTAAAATTAAACGATCTCGTACCAGGCTGGTATGGGACAAATTGGGCTGGCGGCAAGAAAAGCTGGCAAAATGATGCAGTCGGTTTGACCGGGACTGAAAGAATTCGCCTTGACTGGGAATTGGCCCGTGACACAATGACGGCAAGGACAGAGGTTGGTTCCAGGCCAGTAAGTGTCGCCATAAATCCATTCATTGGCCTGATGGGAGTTGCACCCGCAGAACCTGGTGTGCACCATACATCCCCTCCCCGTTATTGCGGCGGGAATATTGACTGCAAAGAACTAACAAGAGGCAGCACATTGTATTTGCCAATTTCTGTTGATGGAGCAATGTTTTCAATTGGTGATGGCCACGCTGCGCAAGGAGACGGAGAAGTTTCTGGTACAGCCATCGAGTGCCCGATGGATTTGATCGATATCACCCTTACACTGAGAGAGGACCTTCAGCTAAAAATGCCTCGCGCAAACACACCAGCTGGCTGGCTTACCTTTGGCTTTAATGAAGACTTGAACCTTGCTGCTGGACAGGCACTGGAAGAAATGGTGACACTTTTGAGAGAATCTCATGGGATCGAGCGCACTGAGACCCTTGCACTAGCCAGTGTGACAGTCGATTTGAGAGTTACACAGGTAGTAAACGGTGTTAAAGGTGTGCATGCAGTGTTGCCGCAAGGTGCGATAAGGTAATGAAGAGCCCCTGTTAAATGCGCAGGGGCTTAATTTTGAGAGCACTAAAACTCTATACTTACAAATTATTTATTTAAAATCCCAAGGTAACTTTTCCATGGACCAACTTCTTTACTATACCTTTTCGCTAAAACTCTGGTGATTTGCGATAAGTGAGTTAAATCATGTACTGCCCATGTAGCGATTAATTGTCTTGCCTCAACTTCCCCGTATTCTGGATGAATTCCTGTCAAATCAAACTGACTCTTCTCAACGAAAAGTTCCTTCAGTTTGTTGATGTTATCCTTCCTCAATGAAGAAAATTCACAGAGCTTTTCTTCAATAGACAGATGCGCATACTCCTCTAAATGTGAAAAACGGTCAAATACTGGAAAACTTTTATCATCTTTTTCCGCTAATATGATTTTAAGTCTTGGAATCCAGTTGTATTTTTCTCCATCGATGAGATGTCCAATGACTTCGGATGCATTCCAAGTTCCTTCCCCTTCATTGCTGTACACCCAGTCTTCTGCTAATCCCAATAACAATGCCTCCATAGTTCCAGGAGTCCGATCCAGGATTTCAATAGCTTCATTCATGTTAAATAACATGTTTCTCACCTGCCTTTTCGATTTAAATCCATTTTATTATTACA belongs to Mesobacillus subterraneus and includes:
- a CDS encoding acetamidase/formamidase family protein, which translates into the protein MIHKIQLKSENLHGSFSNEYWPILTVNSGDTIRMQTPDIEWGYSESKSVDRQFFTSAVKEESPLHPMIGPIEVNGAKAGMVLEVKLNDLVPGWYGTNWAGGKKSWQNDAVGLTGTERIRLDWELARDTMTARTEVGSRPVSVAINPFIGLMGVAPAEPGVHHTSPPRYCGGNIDCKELTRGSTLYLPISVDGAMFSIGDGHAAQGDGEVSGTAIECPMDLIDITLTLREDLQLKMPRANTPAGWLTFGFNEDLNLAAGQALEEMVTLLRESHGIERTETLALASVTVDLRVTQVVNGVKGVHAVLPQGAIR
- a CDS encoding DinB family protein; this encodes MLFNMNEAIEILDRTPGTMEALLLGLAEDWVYSNEGEGTWNASEVIGHLIDGEKYNWIPRLKIILAEKDDKSFPVFDRFSHLEEYAHLSIEEKLCEFSSLRKDNINKLKELFVEKSQFDLTGIHPEYGEVEARQLIATWAVHDLTHLSQITRVLAKRYSKEVGPWKSYLGILNK